The DNA sequence TATACTAACAACAGGCATGTTGCTGGTCTGTGTGATGAGTGTCAAATGAAGGAGTGGTTATGAGCAGAATGTTAGTATTTTTCTTTTAGGCCTTGAATGACAGCCAATTCTTCTCGTGTCTGGTGCTATCAGATTGCAAACACCCATGACCTGCAGTGATCATGTAAAAATGTGATGAATGTGTCTGCAAGAATTATAAGCATGCAGTTCAGCAGGCAGTACTTTTTTTGGTTATAGAAAGTTGAAAGAATTATTTTGCAGTAGGCTGCACAATGTGACATTTAGCTTTAGTTACTGTGTTcaacagtagcggttctagcttgtaggGCGCCTTGGGCAAAACCTGCTTCAACAcccccccaaagttgttgaccggtgGGGGTCGGGGggttgtctgtgtgggtgcctcgtgccgcccccccgcaagatgctgccctgggcaactgcccatgtcgcccatgcctaaatccgccactggtgtTCACTGAAGATCAATATAAATGAGAAAAagcattgttgaaaaataatatgCAGCATCACTGATATTCCTATTCAGTAAGGATTTCTCAGAGGTCCCACAAGTTGGCTggaaaacagtaggtaatttgctctAATTAATTACAGAGGTTGTGTTCGAAAAACACATGTTCAATTTGGACGGGATTAAAGCCACACTGTTTGTCTGTGAAACATTTTTTACTAACGTCCTCGGGGAAAACTAgtcccgtccgaatagggctaaAAGTTTGGGTttcatttgggtctgttcctcacacaaacctatcacatggcttcagaagactcgaAAATATAGCCTACAAGTCATTCATTCAAGAAAGAAGCATAAAAAATTGATGGGTTAAAAAATGTAAGGACACCTTTCTTTTGAGAAACACAATCATCTTACATGACATATTATCAGGGCTGTAGCTAagggggtgaaaggtggtaacgattctaggggcccacaggtccaggggggcccagaacaaatttttaaactgtatttttttatatgaaaaggGCTCAGAACAATATACAGGCAGGGGGCTCAGAATTCCTTGCTACTGCCCTGCATATTATGCAGCTTTAATGATATGTTTCGTATATAAAATGATATGTTTTGTGTCCCAGACTGTAAATACAATGTCCCAGGTGTGTGTCCTTTGAACTGAAGGGCTCTGCCTCTTGAGCTGTGGACAGGTTTTCATTATCTGCAGTGTGTTCATAAATCAAAGACACTTCATATTGCTTATTCATCAGGACTGGcaagggcatagattccaggggggatggggggaggtaaccccccctcccccacaaaataatcaaaacaagtaagtacaaaaaaaaggtttctgtgctgccactgcttccttgaaatcccaacaaaggtttgcaatgggattttaatgatggactgaaagggccatttaaggacgttccatgacctatccctgaaccagattttggataacttggatgtatccttggtgttattgtcttgctggaaagtccagtgatcaccgagcttcaatttacacactgaaggcatcacattgttcatgccaaaatggcctgatacctgaaagaatccatggtgtcagtcacatagtcaggatagccgtttcctgcagccgcaaaacacccccataacaggactgacccacctccatgcttgactgtggggatggtgtcattcttgtcatcatcttgtcatcttactccagacgtactgctgacccatgggtctaaaactcattttcagtttagtgtcatacgtctataaaaccttcttccaggactccacaggtctttcctaattacttcttgaatattcaagtcaacatttcccttggtgaagttttgctttcttccacaccccaagaaggttgctgttgtaccatatttaaacaATTTATGTTTATGAATGGtgttgccaactttgtctattggaaactgAAGTgctttggaaatgtacttttagccatgacctttcttgtgttatgaaataatctcctctattagcttttgagacagcttatttttaattgcattttttgcatagaaatacatttttgcttacaacgctaaacttacattttaaaacttaaataagtgccattgtagagtgatgacttaattttgttttaaaacaattacttgtgtagccttacatatttaagaaacagctacatgcaataggggttgaataattatgtcatcagaaaagcttacctttgtaaatccttaatGTCTTTGGGGGGTTGTTGTAATGCACAGGGGCCAGGACAAAACTTTCAGTGGTGGGCCAACCCTTCACCTCTGTAAAAACCTGTATATCACATTTTCAGGGGTCATTTTGCCACTTCAGCTGCAGCTtgaaattttaatggtaaaaaatgtacactgtacatttttattatttttattttttttattattattattattagtaatggaaatgaaaaatgtaattttgacaGAATGTAGTAAAACCTTTTAATTGGTTACcatgatctcattatttactcactctcatgccatcccagatgtgtatgactttctttcttcagcagaacacaaagatttttggaagaatatttcagctctgttggtccatacaatgcaagtgaatggtgaccagaactttgaagctacaaaaaggataaaaaaggcaccataaaagtagtggCATGATAAATATGGGTgagaaagtccttttttactgtaaatctacactttcactggctggtcaaaggtggagattcattgtaaaataaggacttaaatatttatttgtttctcacccacacccatcatattacTTCAagacatggaattaaccactggagtcatatgtattacttttatactgcctttctgtgctttttgaagcttcaaagttatggtcaccattcacttgcattgtgaggaccaacagagctgaaatattcttctaaaaatcttactttgtgttcagcagaagaaagaaagtcatacacatctgggatggcatgtgggtgagtaaatgatgagagaattttcatttttgggtgaattatatctttcatttattatgttggtTGACCATACATTTAAAAGTGCAAAGCAGATTTTTGTAGTTCTAGCAGGTTGGTTTATTAACATCATATCATTTAATGATATGTACAGTTGTGAACTGTAAAACATACAAGCCCCACAATCACATTCTGCAATGCCTGAATCATACAGTGAATTTcttgcaaccacagctgccatttttTTATACAGTGTACTAGTATAGtagaaactaacattaaccaagattaataaatgatttaaAGGTAGGCCTAccattcattgtaagttcatattAACTATTGAGTGAACTCATTTTAACCTTACTATAAAGTATTACCGAGTTGTATCTGTGACATAGGAGCCTGTTCAGGAGTGGGGTGAGGAGCATGAAGATGGGGTGGTTTTTGGGATCACCCTGCGCAGAGAGCCCGTTCAACAGTCAGCCGAGCCCACGGAGGCTTTCGTACAGTACCGAACATGTAAGATACGCAGGGTAAAAGCGGCCACACTGGAAAAGCTGGTGTCTCACCTATTGGATCCCTGCTGTCAAGAGCAAGATTACAGCAGGATACTGCTGTCCACGTATCGCACCTTCACGAGCACCAACAAACTCATCGAAATGCTCTTCCAGAGGTGAGTATTTAAGTGTGTTGTTCGGTGCATATGGAACTGTGTGGTCTGTAGGTGTTAATGTTGTCACTGCAGAATTGTTTTTTCTGTCATTAGTTTACATGGTACAGGACGTCATCACTGCCCACTTCCTTTAACTCAAATTCCACTACTGGTCTCTATGCATTCATTTGATCATTTATTAACTTCCTTTATGAGTTTGTTTGAGCCCTATGAATAATTTGGGCATACTTTAATGTTATATTTCACACTTTTTGGTGAAAATAGTAAATAGCCTATGGTAATAAATAGGCAATAACTAAATACAGATATGCTGTAGAAGGTAACTTTTTTAGATTAGATATTTAAtagtatttcatatttaaaataatgtttttctaaAATCAGTGTCAATAAACAGCTGTTGTGAATATGAAAAATTACCCCATGTagtatcttttttcctgggcaataacggtGCAAAtgatcaacagcatttttgtagCCATAATTTTAAAGTATGTGTCTATACAAAAATGGACTCAAAAACAAACCTACCCTAAGAAACATTCACTGAAGTAgtctaaaatgaaattaaaactaGCCTAGTCTttcctatatatacatatatacatttttatttatattttcttttttataggAACAATCTTGTCTCTGCACTTGACAGCAACAAGTACCATAAAAGGTAAACAAATACCACAACAATATGACATTTGACAAACAATACCATGCTAGCCTACAatatgcctattttttttttttctggtatgtttataaatatttaataattgcattttgaataataaatcaaaatacagCTATAGactttacagtatacagtatatacacatttattgtCAATGGtgatatatgggtgtttcttcaattttAGCAGTTTCATGTCTCAGGATTGATTTTTATTGAAACAAATGGATCttttatataatgttatataaagGTCACTTTAAATCTagcttggaaactttttaccaggccttcaccatttattttttgtacttatCAAATACCtttaatgtatagattttactgtcgtagccttgtcccagacttttAATACTGAACTATGTAAATCCATTGTAAAAGAAATGCAAATTATTACATATGTAGAGGTATGATaatataaacaaagagtgaaataaaatgtaaatataatttcataattgattgtataaaaatgtaattgtttaaaaattctattatttatttattttttagttatgactgtcccacagttgtggtgtcatttccaccactccAAGCTATTttgtccagattttttttttttttttcttgtttcttgctaaccaagtcgacaaaagaGTCAGTAAACAgcatatgagacaagtgatgtttaaagtaaacaaagaaaattcaaggtaaatatcacttgtgagcagaatatttttattgggcatcacTTCAGTCAAActataattttgccaaattattcaaaaatgtaaaaaatatccatcagtgtcatttccaccacataattatattaaacacaatacagaatttgagattagCTGGAAATGACATGGTGGTGgtaattttgtttaaatttaaacttttaataaaaaaaagacaaacatctCCTGTGGTTCATGTACATACACtctattaattaaaatgaaacaaataataaaaaataaaaaaaatagaaaaagaattGTGAGAGTGTATAAAATGTTTTGACAAGACTGTACTTTCTACAAGTCTACAGTGCTGAGAGTGCCTGAAGTCACACCCTTACAAGAAACAAGTGTTAATTTTGTGTAGTTGCCATAATATAGTTTTGAATATACACTATACGGAAGCTTCAATACGTAGAGTAATTTTGTCTCCTGATTTCTCTTAGTTCTTTGTGGGCTTTGCTTCAGACATGGTTGGAAGAGTACAGTGAAGATTTCAGAGATCCTCCCATGCATTCTTCACTACGCCTTATGTGTTTACAGCTGAGAGGACATCCCTCTCTTTTCACCGTGGCTAAACGCTATGAAGCTCTCCTTAAGAAATTCCAGACTGAAGGTTAGATTCAGCATTGTACATTTGTGCTCAGAATGATTTTGGTTACAAAAGTTCTTttgtgttaattaattaatttatttattttatcattgtGGTTGGCtgaaaaatgtttattgttaaaaatgtagCCCTTTCAGTctttaaaggtgtgtgtgtggctctAACATCACCAAACTAAATTGCAATAATAATCGTTTTCCAAACTCtttccccatctgccattggttggacaaacagacaatgagttcataaacacttacttcgCTCTATTCCTCACAAAATGCAATCTTATAACATCAAAAAACGTTTAATATAGCGCATGACTTGGAAGGCAATACATTGTaaggtttgcattacataaccaactacatttacaagcttgctcaagtgcgatcaaattgtgcggtagctcaactgatagagtgttgcacttgcgttgcaaaggaccggggtacgagtcctgtaGAGCATGCAAGTCAACAAGTGatccgaaagtgtcatagaagcaaaatgacatggttgtttcagcagttgtgtttttcatctcacatttgcctttgacgacactattggttaggtttaggtttaaggtttagggttatgaggtaggttttgttgatttaaaacttgatagagcattaatcttGTAAACTTcattgtttgggagaacatttaactcgcttttagcgccacacagtggacatttcaccttcgaactgccgcgatacatgtAACGAACCAcgtaaaatcatttagcaaaaaatgtCGCCACAGACACATAATTATTATGAAATCAGGCTGACAAATACCGTtatgttgggctggttgggatgtaTCACAAAGCCAGAGCATTTACATTTAACACAAGAAAGTCTTCTCATAGTTGACTCTGTGAATTACGCTggtatagaaaaaataaaaacatttaaaattatacaCGTCACCTTTTACAACAACCAAAAATCAGTCAACACAATCCATGACTTGATTTTAAACTCTGTCTTCTTCTGCATATCCACTCAGCTATTGTGGCAAGTCGATCGGTTGATAATATGGAAGAACCAGATGTGGATCAGGAGGGAAAGAGCTTTGAGTGGGATTTCATGGACTTCTCTGTCACAGGTGTTGCAGAACAGCTCACCCGAATGGACGCTGTGAGTGCCAGCTCTTCATTGCTTGCTTCTGATTGGCTCCTTCTGATCTACCAAATGGAGAAATTGTTGATCATCTTATAATGTTGGTGCTCCTGATCTATGATTGTAGGAACTGTTTATGAAGGTGGTTCCCTTCCAGTGTCTGGGCTGTGTTTGGTCTCAACGAGACAAAAAGGAGAACCTCTCACCCACTATTTGGGCCACCATTTCGCAATTCAACACGATCACCAACCAGGTCATCACCTCTCTGCTTTGCCCCTCGTCTGACCTATTCCCGTCCTCCTGCCCCACCTCTACAACCACACAAAGAGCCAGAGTGATTGAAAAATGGATACGAGTAGCACAGGTAAACCCTCGAGGGGTCTAATATTAGTAAAAACCTATGAAaaggtcacatgacaaaaatTTCAGATGTTGAAGAGCTATCTCAGACTTCTCTTTTTTTCACTTAGGGATGCAGAGAGCTAAAGAACTTTTCCTCTCTTAGGGCTATTTTGTCAGCCCTTCAATCTAACCCCATCTACAGACTAAGGAAGACCTGGGCGGCTGTGAGCAGGTAAAATTAAACCCCATGAATGTTATAAGCcggcattataaatcattatagTCTTGCATAGACAGACTtatgactatcagcataaagtctcgTTGACATTGCAACTTATG is a window from the Myxocyprinus asiaticus isolate MX2 ecotype Aquarium Trade chromosome 13, UBuf_Myxa_2, whole genome shotgun sequence genome containing:
- the LOC127450228 gene encoding ral guanine nucleotide dissociation stimulator-like isoform X2 gives rise to the protein MGKWELTMEPVQEWGEEHEDGVVFGITLRREPVQQSAEPTEAFVQYRTCKIRRVKAATLEKLVSHLLDPCCQEQDYSRILLSTYRTFTSTNKLIEMLFQRNNLVSALDSNKYHKSSLWALLQTWLEEYSEDFRDPPMHSSLRLMCLQLRGHPSLFTVAKRYEALLKKFQTEAIVASRSVDNMEEPDVDQEGKSFEWDFMDFSVTGVAEQLTRMDAELFMKVVPFQCLGCVWSQRDKKENLSPTIWATISQFNTITNQVITSLLCPSSDLFPSSCPTSTTTQRARVIEKWIRVAQGCRELKNFSSLRAILSALQSNPIYRLRKTWAAVSREAMSIFENLCETFPDENCVLTSRENIVDSTAGGTVPYLGTYLTVLTMLDTALPDTVEGGLINFEKRRREYEILRQIRQLQSSCSKYVLPHHPHIAVRLQNQKLLSDQESYELSRQLESPHDTSPSSTSGWSHRTLTKKLSSLLSGNEGSRKNADQISVSSSGSSSSEMEEISASQSLSILTPFSRFLPPPCPSLNRYIGAETREGGGMRCYGVLAAAICQGSSRGHLPGDGGVAAGHQELEEPLPSAEEWEERFYPPGAGGLDAVRQRAEERLRTQRQHV